A single candidate division KSB1 bacterium DNA region contains:
- the smpB gene encoding SsrA-binding protein SmpB — translation MRNSENKPIAYNRKARHHYEILEKYETGIVLVGTEVKSLRDGRANFKDSYAAVRNNEVWLYGMHISPYAHGNINNHNPERDRKLLLHRNEIRRLIGKTKETGLTLVPLQLYFKNGKVKVELALAKGKKQYDKREAIAKREAERETKRVFRARRAAY, via the coding sequence ATGCGAAATTCTGAAAACAAACCAATCGCCTACAACCGCAAGGCCCGGCATCATTATGAGATTTTGGAAAAATATGAAACGGGCATCGTGCTGGTCGGCACAGAGGTGAAAAGCCTGCGCGACGGCCGGGCGAATTTTAAAGACTCGTATGCGGCGGTGCGAAATAATGAAGTCTGGCTGTACGGCATGCACATCAGCCCGTATGCGCACGGCAACATCAACAACCACAATCCCGAGCGTGACCGCAAGCTGTTGCTGCATCGCAACGAGATTCGCCGGTTGATCGGCAAGACCAAAGAAACCGGATTGACGCTCGTGCCGCTGCAGCTTTATTTCAAAAACGGCAAAGTCAAGGTCGAGCTGGCGCTGGCGAAAGGCAAGAAGCAATACGATAAACGCGAGGCGATTGCGAAGCGCGAGGCCGAACGCGAGACGAAACGCGTTTTCAGGGCGCGGCGCGCAGCGTATTGA